The following are from one region of the Endozoicomonas sp. 4G genome:
- a CDS encoding aminotransferase class V-fold PLP-dependent enzyme: MTTDIQERFYQPEQGVYLLNHSVGCLPRSASDAFVNHFLEPWKQQGSNAWGQWLDNLTRFNGALANLLNGETQQFCPQTNLSSALTKIVGSLPLPPAGHHILLSERDFPSMGFVIQTLCQRFGLKPRFIPHEADLTDLNCWDDMLSDDTWLAFITHVQSNDSLRLPVAEITELTHRKSVISVVDIAQSAGVVPIDLKTWQADFVIGSSVKWLCGGPGSGYLWASDHIIEHCQPMDVGWFSHQNPMEFDIHHFDYGEDAGRFAGGTPSIMPFTVSAESIRTLDGIGTEAIFQHNQKLINRIIAQIRQGEIRSPLQEDRRGGTLAISFKNNQKAMAAMNNASIVCDQRSEGLRFSPHIYNTEEDADQLVEVINRL; the protein is encoded by the coding sequence ATGACCACTGATATTCAAGAACGGTTTTATCAACCGGAACAGGGTGTCTACCTTCTGAACCACTCGGTTGGTTGTCTGCCCAGAAGTGCCAGCGACGCCTTTGTGAATCATTTTCTGGAACCCTGGAAACAGCAAGGCAGCAATGCATGGGGACAATGGCTCGACAACCTGACCCGGTTCAATGGGGCTCTGGCCAATCTGCTGAACGGTGAAACCCAACAGTTTTGCCCACAGACCAACCTGTCCAGCGCTCTGACAAAAATAGTGGGGTCGCTGCCACTGCCACCTGCTGGCCATCATATTCTGCTGTCAGAGCGAGACTTCCCTTCGATGGGATTTGTGATCCAGACCCTGTGTCAACGTTTTGGACTCAAGCCCCGTTTCATACCTCACGAAGCTGACCTTACGGACTTGAACTGCTGGGATGACATGCTGTCCGACGATACTTGGCTGGCTTTTATCACTCACGTTCAGTCCAATGACAGCCTGCGTTTGCCCGTTGCTGAAATCACAGAACTGACCCACAGGAAATCGGTTATTTCTGTTGTCGATATCGCCCAGTCAGCTGGCGTGGTTCCTATTGACCTCAAAACCTGGCAGGCCGACTTTGTGATCGGTTCCAGTGTTAAATGGCTGTGCGGTGGCCCCGGCAGTGGCTATCTCTGGGCCAGTGATCACATCATCGAACATTGTCAGCCCATGGATGTCGGCTGGTTCTCTCATCAGAACCCTATGGAGTTTGATATTCATCACTTTGACTATGGGGAGGATGCAGGGCGCTTTGCTGGCGGAACCCCGTCCATTATGCCCTTTACCGTCTCGGCAGAGAGTATCCGAACCCTGGACGGTATCGGTACGGAAGCGATTTTTCAGCATAACCAGAAGCTGATTAATCGTATTATCGCCCAGATTCGCCAGGGAGAGATTCGCTCACCATTGCAGGAAGATCGTCGGGGAGGCACCCTGGCTATCTCATTTAAAAATAACCAGAAAGCCATGGCCGCTATGAATAACGCCAGCATAGTCTGCGATCAACGATCTGAAGGCCTGCGTTTTTCACCTCATATCTACAATACGGAAGAAGACGCAGACCAGCTGGTTGAAGTCATTAACCGGCTCTGA
- a CDS encoding substrate-binding domain-containing protein, producing the protein MKKLKALATSIALATLAASSIASATVAATAATGTANDREGVFYDAAIEHQPADGVIRLYGPGGPHTALIKVAEAYEKKTGKKVEVIFGPETKWTHDAQAKADIIFGASEQSITAYLENYHFISEKDVQPVYLRRATIAVKEGNPKDIQGFDDLLKPGIKVVVTEGKGVYNTSGTGLWEDIAGREGSLQDIQKLRKNIVAFEKGSGAAFKAFDKKADAWITWIDWPLANSSKVDYVELEKTRTIYRDMNIAVSPKADPATADFVKFLNSSEGEKLVATLGWTR; encoded by the coding sequence ATGAAAAAGCTTAAAGCATTAGCAACTTCCATTGCCCTGGCTACCCTGGCAGCCTCTTCCATAGCTTCAGCCACTGTTGCTGCAACTGCCGCTACAGGCACCGCGAATGATCGCGAAGGTGTGTTCTACGACGCTGCTATTGAGCATCAGCCTGCCGATGGCGTGATCAGACTTTACGGTCCGGGTGGTCCTCACACCGCCCTGATTAAAGTGGCTGAAGCCTATGAAAAGAAAACAGGTAAAAAAGTAGAGGTTATTTTCGGACCTGAAACTAAGTGGACCCATGATGCCCAGGCCAAGGCTGACATTATCTTTGGTGCCTCTGAGCAGTCCATTACTGCGTACCTGGAAAACTACCACTTCATTTCCGAAAAAGATGTCCAGCCGGTTTACCTTCGTCGTGCCACCATCGCCGTTAAAGAAGGCAACCCAAAGGACATTCAAGGCTTTGATGATCTGCTAAAGCCGGGCATCAAAGTGGTTGTGACCGAAGGCAAGGGTGTCTACAACACTTCAGGCACGGGTCTCTGGGAAGATATCGCAGGCCGTGAAGGCTCACTGCAAGACATCCAGAAACTGAGAAAGAACATTGTTGCTTTCGAAAAAGGCAGTGGTGCGGCCTTTAAAGCCTTCGATAAAAAAGCTGACGCGTGGATTACCTGGATCGACTGGCCTCTGGCTAACTCCAGCAAAGTGGATTATGTAGAGCTGGAGAAAACCAGAACCATTTACCGGGACATGAACATCGCCGTATCTCCAAAAGCGGACCCGGCAACAGCTGACTTCGTTAAATTCCTGAACAGCAGCGAAGGGGAAAAGCTCGTCGCAACTCTCGGCTGGACTCGCTGA
- the rppH gene encoding RNA pyrophosphohydrolase — protein MIDTDGFRPNVGIILANRHGQVLWARRIRQEAWQFPQGGINDDETPEQAMYRELYEEVGLQPQDVKVLDCTRGWLRYRLPRRLVRRDQYPLCIGQKQKWFLLELLSGDDRISVDHTGSPEFDGWRWVSYWYPLGQVVSFKREVYRRALRELAPRIGQLQGNKGSDNRQ, from the coding sequence GTGATTGATACAGATGGATTCAGGCCCAATGTGGGCATAATCCTCGCTAATCGTCACGGACAGGTCCTGTGGGCCAGGCGAATCAGACAGGAAGCATGGCAGTTTCCCCAGGGGGGCATAAACGATGATGAAACCCCCGAACAGGCCATGTATCGCGAGCTGTACGAAGAAGTTGGGCTTCAGCCCCAAGACGTCAAAGTTCTGGATTGCACTCGTGGCTGGCTGCGTTATCGCCTGCCCAGAAGGCTGGTTCGTAGAGATCAGTACCCGCTTTGCATTGGACAGAAACAGAAATGGTTTCTGTTGGAGCTGCTGAGCGGTGATGATCGGATTAGTGTGGATCATACCGGATCACCGGAGTTTGATGGCTGGCGATGGGTCAGTTACTGGTATCCGTTGGGGCAGGTCGTTTCATTCAAAAGGGAGGTCTACCGCCGTGCTTTGCGTGAGCTGGCTCCCCGGATAGGACAACTGCAAGGTAACAAAGGCTCAGACAATAGGCAGTGA
- a CDS encoding tryptophan 2,3-dioxygenase family protein, which yields MDRSHFYALMEGEGKLDYEVYLNTPQILKAQKPMADLCNKDELMFQVVHQVEELWMKLIGYTLLDIDDYLQETNTHRVITLFQRVHRTLTMMTSQLQLLESMSPKEYQEIRLQLGNGSGQESPGFRTLLKMPPFLWESYKTHYLDQKGLTVEKIYNSQYRHCDAYVVAEALTEFDEQFQFFRIHHLKLIYRTIGIGAKSLKGRSVELLQKGIQHRFFPELWDIRGAMTDAWGGEYGVKRDKLNNENGS from the coding sequence ATGGACAGATCCCACTTCTACGCCTTGATGGAAGGTGAAGGTAAACTGGACTACGAAGTTTATCTCAACACGCCACAGATTCTTAAAGCCCAGAAACCGATGGCTGATCTTTGCAATAAAGATGAACTGATGTTCCAGGTCGTTCATCAGGTCGAAGAACTCTGGATGAAACTGATCGGCTACACCCTTCTGGACATTGATGATTACCTTCAGGAAACCAATACCCATCGCGTCATTACCCTGTTCCAGAGAGTACATCGAACACTGACTATGATGACCAGCCAGCTGCAACTGCTGGAAAGCATGTCACCAAAAGAGTATCAGGAGATCCGGCTGCAACTGGGTAATGGCAGTGGCCAGGAATCCCCCGGATTCAGAACGCTATTGAAAATGCCTCCTTTCCTCTGGGAGAGTTATAAAACCCATTATCTGGATCAAAAAGGGCTGACGGTAGAAAAAATCTATAACTCACAATACCGTCACTGCGACGCCTATGTGGTGGCAGAAGCGCTCACCGAGTTCGATGAACAGTTTCAGTTTTTCCGTATTCACCACCTTAAACTGATCTACAGAACCATTGGCATTGGCGCTAAATCCTTAAAAGGCCGCTCTGTAGAGTTGCTGCAAAAAGGCATTCAACACCGGTTCTTCCCCGAGCTCTGGGATATCCGTGGTGCAATGACCGATGCCTGGGGCGGGGAGTATGGCGTAAAAAGGGATAAACTCAACAACGAAAATGGCTCATGA
- a CDS encoding HAD family hydrolase → MALAIFDLDNTLIAGDSDYLWGQFMANEGLVDAAHFHAGNDRFYQQYEAGTLVLSEYLDFCLEPLTRYTLDELKTWHDQFMEQSIRPIMLEKAVNLLKKHREQGDHLMIITATSRFVTEPIARAFDVDTLLAIELEIEDNRYTGKVVGTPTFQEGKVIRLKQWLQENPEYSLEGSHFYSDSKNDLPLLGQVDHSFAVDSDPELTAVATEKGWPVISLR, encoded by the coding sequence GTGGCTCTGGCAATTTTTGATCTTGATAACACCCTGATAGCCGGTGACAGCGACTATCTATGGGGACAGTTCATGGCTAATGAAGGTCTGGTGGATGCTGCCCACTTTCATGCCGGCAATGATCGTTTCTATCAACAGTACGAAGCGGGCACGCTGGTTCTTAGTGAATACCTGGACTTTTGTCTTGAGCCACTGACCCGCTACACTCTGGACGAACTTAAAACCTGGCACGACCAATTCATGGAGCAAAGCATTCGCCCCATCATGCTGGAAAAAGCGGTGAACCTCCTGAAAAAGCACCGGGAACAGGGTGATCACCTGATGATCATCACCGCCACCAGCCGATTTGTTACCGAGCCTATTGCCAGAGCATTTGATGTCGACACGCTGCTGGCCATAGAACTTGAGATTGAAGATAACCGCTACACCGGAAAAGTGGTCGGCACGCCGACGTTTCAGGAAGGCAAGGTGATCCGCCTTAAGCAATGGTTGCAGGAAAACCCGGAATACTCTCTGGAAGGCAGCCACTTCTATAGTGATTCAAAAAATGACCTGCCTCTGCTGGGTCAGGTAGATCACTCTTTCGCTGTTGATTCTGACCCTGAGTTGACCGCGGTGGCTACTGAGAAAGGATGGCCTGTGATCAGCCTCAGGTAA
- a CDS encoding sigma-70 family RNA polymerase sigma factor — protein sequence MPDIAKQFQQLTSPWRDRLFSVAVRQTDSRQRAEDWVQESMLKAWRHFSDLKEKETVYVWLLKILQNVIVDDVRRESRRVQLAPVVSVEDAELQRHPSSSPGPFEELLKKQSQDQLQTAISALPCEFREVLLFRDVEGLSYLEISDILGIPKGTVMSRLSRARRMLSTAIIKSSDNRSNQTRSRSAEGVS from the coding sequence ATGCCTGACATTGCAAAACAGTTTCAACAGCTTACGTCACCCTGGCGCGACCGCTTGTTCTCTGTAGCGGTGCGCCAGACAGACTCACGACAGCGAGCTGAAGACTGGGTGCAGGAAAGTATGCTCAAAGCCTGGAGACATTTTTCTGATCTCAAGGAGAAAGAAACGGTCTACGTCTGGCTGCTGAAAATACTTCAAAACGTCATCGTCGACGATGTACGACGGGAGTCAAGAAGAGTGCAGCTCGCACCGGTGGTCAGCGTTGAAGATGCAGAGCTTCAAAGGCACCCCTCGTCATCTCCGGGCCCCTTTGAAGAGCTACTAAAGAAGCAGAGCCAGGATCAGCTTCAGACCGCTATTTCGGCCTTACCCTGCGAGTTTCGCGAAGTGCTCCTGTTCAGGGATGTTGAAGGGCTGAGCTATCTGGAAATCAGTGACATCCTGGGAATTCCAAAAGGAACGGTGATGAGCCGTCTTTCCAGAGCGAGAAGAATGCTGTCCACCGCAATAATCAAATCGAGTGATAATCGCTCAAACCAGACTCGCAGCCGATCAGCAGAAGGTGTGTCATGA
- the ptsP gene encoding phosphoenolpyruvate--protein phosphotransferase, which yields MLNTLRTIVQEVSAASDLRMALDIIVQRVRQAMATEVCSVYLYDAEQSVYTLMATEGLNKKAVGVACLSQSEGLIGQVGLREEPINLKMASSHPKYRYIKETGEEKFHAFLGVPIIHHRMTLGVLVVQQKEQRRFDEHEEAFLVTMSAQLAGVIAHAEATGSLHVTVDTQKTARFQGTPSATGVAIGEAVVVAPVAYLRAVPDRICHDIKKELESLDLALASVRSEMKATAEKLSGHLPAEEQALFDVYLRMLDDNALGLEIRNRVKQGNWAPGALRQVIDEHIRNFERMDDAYMRERAVDVKDLGRRVLASIQKQDHENISYPDQTVLISEELTASMLADVPREKLAGLVSVRGSSNSHAAILARAMGIPTVMGAVDLPYHKMSSKQLIVDGNLGLVYASPSKELLEHYQAVVEEEKEFSEGLEAISDLPCVTVDEHRLPLWVNTGLMTDTVRSLDRGAEGVGLYRTEVPFMLRDRFPSEAEQEKIYRQQLEAFAPRPVTMRTLDVGGDKALSYFPIEEDNPFLGWRGIRVTLDHPEIFLVQIKAMLKASVGLDNLRIMLPMITSVHEVEDALYLIHRAHGEVLAEGLTVVMPPVGVLIEVPAAVYQVRELAQSVDFMSIGSNDLTQYLLAVDRNNPRVAGLYHSFHPAVLQALRKIVEDCHKEGRSVAICGEMAGDPVASVLLLAMGFDMLSMSAANLLKVKWVLRKITMERAREMLDDVMTLDNAHLIRSTLELALCREGLGQVLGIKSKRFSGLPD from the coding sequence ATGCTGAACACCTTGCGTACAATTGTACAGGAAGTCAGTGCCGCTTCGGATTTGAGGATGGCGCTGGACATCATTGTGCAGCGGGTTCGGCAGGCTATGGCCACTGAAGTCTGTTCTGTTTATCTCTACGATGCTGAACAATCTGTCTATACGCTTATGGCGACAGAAGGCCTGAATAAAAAGGCTGTCGGTGTCGCCTGTTTATCCCAGTCTGAAGGTCTGATCGGCCAGGTGGGTCTCAGAGAAGAGCCTATCAACCTGAAAATGGCCTCCTCTCATCCTAAATACCGTTACATCAAGGAAACCGGTGAGGAAAAGTTTCATGCTTTTCTTGGCGTTCCCATCATTCATCACCGGATGACTCTGGGTGTACTGGTGGTTCAACAAAAAGAACAGCGTCGTTTTGACGAACATGAAGAAGCTTTCCTGGTCACCATGTCTGCCCAGCTTGCCGGTGTTATCGCCCATGCTGAGGCCACCGGTTCCTTGCATGTTACGGTAGATACCCAAAAAACAGCTCGTTTTCAAGGGACGCCCAGTGCCACCGGTGTTGCCATTGGTGAAGCCGTTGTCGTTGCACCGGTGGCTTATCTGCGCGCTGTTCCTGATCGTATTTGTCATGACATCAAGAAAGAGCTGGAGTCGCTGGATCTGGCCCTGGCGTCGGTTCGCTCGGAAATGAAAGCCACAGCCGAAAAGCTCTCTGGCCATCTGCCAGCAGAAGAGCAGGCCTTGTTTGATGTCTATCTACGGATGCTGGACGACAATGCCCTGGGGCTGGAAATCAGGAACCGGGTGAAACAGGGGAACTGGGCACCGGGAGCGCTCAGGCAGGTTATAGACGAGCACATTCGTAATTTTGAAAGAATGGACGACGCTTATATGCGGGAGCGTGCGGTTGATGTAAAAGACCTTGGTCGTCGGGTTCTGGCCAGCATTCAGAAACAGGACCATGAAAACATAAGCTACCCTGATCAGACTGTTTTGATCAGCGAAGAGCTGACCGCCAGTATGCTGGCGGATGTTCCCCGGGAGAAGCTGGCTGGCCTTGTATCCGTGCGGGGCTCAAGCAACTCCCATGCGGCCATTCTGGCCAGGGCTATGGGCATTCCTACCGTGATGGGGGCTGTCGACCTGCCCTATCACAAGATGTCCAGCAAGCAGTTGATTGTCGATGGTAACCTTGGCCTGGTTTATGCGTCGCCTTCCAAAGAACTGCTGGAACACTATCAGGCCGTTGTTGAAGAAGAAAAAGAATTCAGTGAAGGGCTTGAAGCGATCAGCGATCTGCCCTGTGTCACTGTGGATGAACACCGGTTGCCGCTTTGGGTGAATACCGGTCTTATGACGGATACGGTTCGCTCCCTGGATCGTGGCGCGGAAGGTGTCGGTCTCTATCGTACCGAAGTTCCTTTTATGCTCAGGGATCGATTCCCCAGTGAAGCGGAACAGGAAAAAATCTATCGTCAGCAACTTGAGGCTTTTGCACCCAGGCCGGTCACCATGCGCACGCTGGATGTGGGCGGTGACAAGGCGTTGTCCTATTTTCCCATTGAAGAAGACAATCCTTTCCTTGGCTGGCGGGGTATCCGGGTCACACTGGATCATCCGGAAATATTTCTGGTGCAAATCAAGGCGATGCTAAAGGCCAGTGTTGGCCTGGATAATCTTCGAATCATGCTGCCCATGATAACCAGTGTCCATGAAGTAGAAGATGCATTGTATCTTATCCACAGGGCACATGGTGAAGTGTTAGCCGAGGGCCTGACTGTGGTGATGCCTCCGGTTGGCGTTTTGATTGAAGTGCCTGCTGCCGTCTATCAGGTTCGTGAACTGGCCCAGAGCGTGGACTTTATGTCGATCGGTTCCAATGACCTTACGCAGTACCTGCTGGCGGTGGATCGTAATAACCCCAGGGTGGCGGGCTTATATCATTCTTTCCATCCGGCTGTTTTGCAGGCACTTCGAAAAATTGTCGAAGATTGCCACAAAGAAGGCCGGTCAGTCGCTATTTGCGGTGAAATGGCGGGCGATCCGGTGGCTTCTGTTCTGCTTCTGGCCATGGGGTTCGACATGCTTTCCATGAGCGCGGCCAACTTGCTTAAGGTGAAATGGGTGCTCAGGAAAATCACTATGGAGAGAGCCAGGGAAATGCTTGATGATGTGATGACGCTGGACAACGCTCATCTGATCCGGAGTACTCTGGAGCTGGCCCTTTGTCGTGAGGGGCTCGGCCAGGTTCTGGGTATCAAAAGTAAGCGTTTTTCTGGCCTGCCAGACTGA
- a CDS encoding class I SAM-dependent rRNA methyltransferase, with translation MTLKTLRLKNRADRRLKAGHLWIYSNEVDTQSSPLRNFETGELINIESAEGKPLGTGYINPNSLICARLVSRDSKYVLDRSLLVHRLQVALSLRERVFHKPFYRLVFGDSDGLPGLVVDRFGDVVVAQMSTAGMEAVKGDIVDALVKVLKPSGILLKNDGTGRQLEKLPEYVEVAYGEVPEKVALEENGVKFLAPVMKGQKTGWFYDHRLNRERLRHYVSGKKVLDVFSYVGGWGVQCAAFGASHVTCVDASEQAVDLVHENAGLNGLADRVASIQGDAFTALKALRDEGEKFDVVIVDPPAFIKKRKDTKAGEQAYRRINELAMRLLEKDGILVSCSCSMHLQKESLFDALRAGSRHIDRNLQIIEQGHQGPDHPVLPAIPETEYIKAIIARVTRA, from the coding sequence ATGACGTTAAAAACTCTCCGCCTGAAGAACCGGGCTGATCGTCGATTAAAAGCGGGTCATCTCTGGATCTACAGTAATGAAGTCGATACCCAGAGTTCTCCCCTGAGAAACTTTGAAACAGGGGAGCTGATCAATATCGAAAGTGCTGAAGGCAAACCCCTGGGGACAGGCTATATAAACCCGAATAGCCTGATTTGTGCCCGTCTGGTCAGTCGAGACAGCAAATATGTTCTGGATCGTTCACTGCTGGTGCATCGTCTTCAGGTGGCCCTGAGCCTGAGGGAGAGAGTATTTCACAAACCCTTCTACCGTCTGGTCTTTGGCGACAGTGATGGTTTGCCGGGACTGGTGGTGGATCGTTTCGGCGATGTTGTTGTTGCCCAGATGTCCACCGCCGGTATGGAAGCGGTGAAGGGCGATATTGTTGATGCCCTGGTCAAGGTGCTCAAGCCCTCAGGCATTCTTTTGAAAAATGACGGAACCGGTCGACAGCTGGAAAAACTGCCTGAGTATGTAGAAGTTGCTTATGGCGAAGTGCCGGAAAAAGTAGCACTGGAAGAGAACGGTGTGAAATTTCTGGCCCCGGTTATGAAAGGCCAGAAAACGGGCTGGTTCTACGACCATCGCCTGAACCGGGAACGTCTGCGTCACTACGTCAGTGGTAAGAAAGTACTCGATGTGTTCAGTTATGTCGGTGGCTGGGGTGTTCAGTGTGCGGCTTTTGGCGCCAGCCATGTAACCTGTGTTGATGCTTCTGAACAGGCGGTAGACCTGGTTCATGAAAATGCCGGGCTTAACGGTCTTGCCGATCGTGTAGCGTCTATCCAGGGTGATGCTTTCACGGCTCTGAAAGCCTTGAGGGATGAAGGGGAAAAGTTCGATGTGGTGATTGTTGACCCACCGGCCTTTATCAAGAAACGCAAGGATACCAAAGCCGGTGAGCAGGCCTATCGCCGCATTAACGAGCTGGCCATGAGGTTGTTGGAAAAGGATGGCATTCTGGTGTCCTGTTCCTGCTCCATGCATCTTCAGAAAGAGTCACTGTTCGATGCCCTCAGGGCGGGCAGTCGCCATATTGATCGTAATTTGCAAATTATCGAGCAAGGCCATCAGGGTCCCGATCATCCTGTTCTGCCTGCCATACCGGAGACCGAATACATCAAGGCGATCATTGCCCGGGTGACCCGGGCCTGA
- a CDS encoding zf-HC2 domain-containing protein translates to MSTSYKTEDPEWQELHTSLQDLLAGYADNELEDDEVLIVEAHLAGCKLCRDDLARQVALNQHLSAMPLARMTVSLHEKLDRITGQPRSTDTQKQKPGITISPGRWLERQWLKLTFSAGGWATALALMVALYMQQMPSAPHSEIPMVADALSHYQAAEQATLPVSLHGTEAPATWPGGTLLSSWETSIGGAPAQVYAMRSGKDIVFQYRIEESVLFRNPQVRAAIAQQGSFTREKDGTEIRALPMKSSGLLMVGPRRAMPAVNDLKMNTI, encoded by the coding sequence ATGAGTACTTCTTACAAAACAGAGGATCCTGAATGGCAGGAGCTTCATACCTCTTTGCAAGACCTACTGGCTGGCTATGCAGACAATGAGCTGGAAGACGACGAAGTCCTGATTGTCGAAGCTCATCTGGCAGGCTGCAAACTCTGTCGCGATGACCTTGCCAGACAGGTTGCTCTTAACCAGCACCTGAGCGCAATGCCACTGGCAAGAATGACTGTCAGCCTGCACGAAAAGCTGGACAGGATTACCGGACAACCCCGGAGCACGGACACTCAGAAACAAAAACCCGGAATAACGATCAGTCCGGGGCGGTGGCTGGAACGCCAATGGCTGAAGCTGACCTTTTCAGCCGGAGGCTGGGCAACCGCGTTGGCCCTGATGGTGGCCTTGTACATGCAACAGATGCCCAGTGCCCCCCATAGCGAAATTCCTATGGTGGCGGATGCTCTCTCCCATTACCAGGCAGCTGAGCAAGCCACTCTGCCGGTATCGCTACACGGGACAGAAGCCCCTGCCACCTGGCCGGGAGGCACCCTGCTGTCCAGTTGGGAAACGTCCATAGGCGGGGCACCAGCACAGGTTTACGCGATGCGCAGTGGCAAAGATATTGTGTTCCAGTATCGAATCGAAGAGTCCGTTCTCTTCAGGAATCCGCAAGTTCGTGCAGCCATTGCCCAACAGGGTAGCTTCACCCGCGAAAAGGATGGCACCGAAATCCGCGCGCTCCCCATGAAGTCCTCCGGACTGCTGATGGTAGGCCCACGCAGAGCGATGCCAGCCGTAAACGATTTGAAAATGAATACCATCTGA